A single region of the Cucumis melo cultivar AY chromosome 3, USDA_Cmelo_AY_1.0, whole genome shotgun sequence genome encodes:
- the LOC103496561 gene encoding uncharacterized oxidoreductase At4g09670-like → MGDSMVHFGIIGAAKIAQKISRAIALTPNATLLAVGSRSIEKALKFASNNGLSSEVKIYGSYEAVLDDPDIDVIYIPLPTSLHLRWAVLAAEKKKHVLLEKPAALNVVELDMILEACKANEVQFMDGTMWMHNPRTAKMKEFLCDAKMFGQLKSVHSIYTFGVESNFLESDIRTKPDLDGFGALGDIGWYCIRSILFAADFNLPKKVIAFPNPVLNESGVILSCGCSLFWDDGKLATFYCSFLENMTQNMTVIGTNGTLHLTDFVIPYTEKEVCFSTNSKYESTSSEPLPNNHTIPTDLPQEVHMVMEFSRLVKQIKENGSEPEEKWPAMSRKTQLVLDAVKASLDQGSEVVEVGTV, encoded by the exons ATGGGAGACTCAATGGTCCATTTTGGAATCATTGGAGCAGCAAAGATTGCTCAAAAAATTTCTCGAGCTATTGCTCTTACTCCCAATGCCACTCTCTTGGCAGTTGGCAGTCGTTCAATCGAAAAAGCCTTAAAATTTGCTTCCAATAATGGGTTGAGTTCTGAGGTAAAAATCTATGGTTCTTATGAAGCTGTGCTTGATGATCCCGACATCGACGTCATCTACATTCCCCTTCCGACTAGTCTTCACTTGCGTTGGGCTGTGCTCGCTGCCGAAAAGAAAAAGCATGTACTCCTCGAGAAGCCCGCAGCTCTTAATGTAGTTGAGTTAGATATGATTCTTGAAGCTTGTAAGGCCAATGAAGTTCAATTCATGGATGGTACCATGTGGATGCACAATCCTCGTACTGCTAAGATGAAGGAGTTTCTTTGTGATGCAAAAATGTTTGGTCAACTCAAATCG GTACATAGTATTTACACTTTTGGAGTTGAGTCTAACTTCCTAGAGAGTGATATTCGCACAAAACCTGACCTTGATGGATTTGGTGCTTTGGGTGATATTGGATGGTATTGTATTCGTTCGATCCTTTTTGCTGCTGACTTCAACTTACCAAAAAAAGTGATTGCCTTTCCGAATCCTGTTCTGAACGAATCAGGCGTGATTTTATCTTGTGGATGCTCTCTTTTTTGGGATGATGGAAAACTAGCAACTTTCTATTGCTCCTTCTTAGAAAACATGACCCAGAATATGACTGTTATAGGAACAAATGGGACATTACATCTAACTGATTTTGTCATACCTTATACAGAGAAAGAGGTATGTTTCTCCACCAATTCAAAATATGAGTCGACCAGTTCGGAACCTCTACCAAACAATCACACCATCCCTACCGATCTTCCTCAGGAGGTCCATATGGTGATGGAATTTTCTCGTTTGGTTaaacaaatcaaagaaaatggCTCCGAACCTGAGGAAAAATGGCCAGCCATGAGTCGAAAAACTCAACTGGTGCTCGATGCAGTGAAGGCATCGCTCGATCAAGGATCCGAAGTTGTTGAAGTAGGGACAGTGTGA